A single region of the Nitrosomonas sp. Is79A3 genome encodes:
- a CDS encoding GNAT family protein, producing the protein MKPNLNYWITLIDEKFREKNYQAARDFILQGLVNFPNHSILLDRLFIVDQRWCSPIAGNSIHLTIPEESDLPYLQQCFANEEFMEQLLPMGRRNQSTESMLVALRHNKFPVAQSRTVHWVIKKDEQADQSQRSLISSLKPIGLASLVDIQIAHRRAELLIGIPNQDDRKQAAAVIGTLLILDFAFNQIGLHKLTTMVIANNQHSQKSTTSIGFLQEGLRQQHLRDPKSRQWLDCYENGLTEDAFRGSAVIARLSGRLLGRNITSKRF; encoded by the coding sequence GTGAAACCGAATCTAAATTACTGGATCACTTTAATCGATGAGAAATTTCGTGAAAAGAACTATCAGGCTGCTCGCGATTTTATCTTGCAAGGATTGGTGAATTTTCCAAATCATTCTATTTTGCTGGATAGATTATTTATTGTTGATCAGCGATGGTGTTCGCCCATTGCGGGCAACAGTATACATTTGACGATCCCCGAAGAGAGTGATCTGCCGTACTTACAGCAATGTTTTGCTAATGAAGAATTTATGGAACAGCTTCTTCCGATGGGACGCCGGAATCAAAGCACTGAGTCGATGCTTGTTGCACTCAGGCACAATAAGTTCCCGGTTGCACAATCCAGGACTGTGCATTGGGTAATCAAAAAAGATGAGCAGGCTGATCAATCGCAGAGGTCTTTAATCAGTAGCTTAAAGCCTATAGGGCTTGCAAGCTTAGTGGATATTCAGATCGCACATCGGCGTGCTGAATTACTCATTGGAATTCCCAATCAGGACGACCGTAAACAAGCTGCTGCAGTTATCGGGACGTTGTTAATTCTTGACTTTGCGTTCAACCAAATCGGATTGCATAAATTAACTACAATGGTTATTGCCAACAATCAGCACTCACAAAAAAGTACCACTTCAATTGGATTTCTCCAGGAAGGGCTACGCCAGCAACATCTTCGTGACCCAAAGTCGCGCCAATGGTTGGATTGCTATGAAAATGGATTGACTGAAGATGCGTTTCGCGGGAGTGCAGTCATAGCACGCTTGTCGGGGCGCTTACTCGGACGGAATATTACATCGAAACGTTTCTGA
- a CDS encoding calcium-binding protein, with translation MTVYIGTNRNDKLTGLDDVSDDFTGGLGNDLLIGGGGKGFDWAHYDSAPSAVTVNLATGIVSGGDGNDRLNGIEGVTGSAYNDTLTGISDSYSVLWGGKGDDLLIGGDNGTDLKGGAGNDILQGGKGWDWAYYDDASSSVTVNLSQGTATGGSGNDTLSGIENVLGSSYNDTLTGDDLGNYLDGQDGNDSLAGGKGNDTLYGSNGKDMLQGGDGDDWLYGGTGNDTLLGGRGNDMLYIEDGSDKLTGGAGIDNFVFFSNSSIVAITDFTVVDDTIQLDNYIFAALKTEGTLSAGKFVIGTQALDANDFIIYNDVTGALLYDADGSGGGASVPIAIVGTGLAMTHSDILVI, from the coding sequence ATGACTGTATATATTGGAACCAATAGGAACGACAAACTGACTGGCTTGGATGACGTATCTGATGATTTCACCGGTGGGCTTGGGAATGATCTGCTGATAGGAGGGGGAGGAAAAGGTTTTGATTGGGCTCATTATGATTCAGCTCCTTCGGCTGTCACAGTCAATCTTGCTACTGGCATAGTCTCTGGCGGGGATGGCAACGATAGATTAAATGGTATTGAGGGTGTTACTGGTAGCGCCTATAACGATACACTGACAGGCATTAGTGATAGTTACAGTGTGCTGTGGGGCGGTAAAGGTGATGATTTGTTAATCGGCGGCGATAACGGTACTGATCTGAAAGGTGGTGCGGGCAATGACATATTGCAAGGCGGGAAAGGTTGGGATTGGGCATATTACGATGATGCGTCTTCCTCGGTGACAGTAAATCTTTCTCAGGGTACTGCCACTGGTGGTAGCGGCAATGATACGTTGAGTGGAATCGAAAACGTTTTAGGCAGTAGTTATAACGATACGTTGACGGGCGATGATTTGGGCAATTATCTGGATGGTCAAGATGGTAATGATTCGCTAGCTGGTGGCAAAGGTAACGATACGCTGTACGGCAGTAATGGAAAAGATATGCTGCAAGGTGGTGATGGTGATGATTGGCTTTATGGAGGTACCGGTAATGATACATTACTGGGTGGGAGGGGAAATGATATGTTGTACATCGAAGATGGCAGTGATAAGTTGACTGGAGGCGCGGGTATAGACAACTTCGTATTTTTTAGTAATAGTTCCATTGTAGCAATTACTGATTTCACCGTAGTTGATGACACGATTCAGCTTGATAATTATATCTTTGCAGCATTAAAGACGGAAGGAACACTGTCGGCCGGTAAGTTTGTAATTGGCACACAAGCATTGGATGCGAATGATTTCATCATATACAACGATGTGACAGGAGCGCTGCTCTATGATGCGGATGGTAGTGGCGGGGGCGCTTCAGTACCCATTGCGATTGTTGGTACTGGGCTTGCCATGACCCATTCGGACATTTTGGTGATCTAG
- a CDS encoding DUF4124 domain-containing protein, with protein MRIFVFSGLIVLFSITVNAQIYKWVDEKGKTQYTDVPPPPGVATEGRKLNIKSSPAAGNNETSKSKNLTEERHEFDKRQQQKKEEDVKQQAKAEENKKKCIDAQGQLRLYTDSPRLTVPDGAGGIVFVDDDARQRKIADANKAIATYCK; from the coding sequence ATGAGAATTTTTGTATTTAGCGGATTAATAGTACTATTCAGTATCACAGTCAACGCGCAAATTTATAAATGGGTTGATGAAAAAGGTAAAACGCAATACACAGATGTACCGCCTCCACCCGGAGTAGCCACGGAAGGACGAAAATTAAATATCAAGTCGTCTCCTGCAGCCGGCAATAATGAAACGAGTAAATCTAAAAACCTGACCGAAGAAAGACATGAGTTTGACAAACGTCAACAGCAAAAAAAAGAAGAAGATGTGAAACAGCAAGCCAAGGCTGAAGAAAACAAAAAAAAATGTATAGACGCGCAAGGACAGCTTAGACTATATACTGATTCACCGCGTTTAACTGTGCCTGATGGGGCGGGTGGAATAGTTTTTGTCGATGATGATGCACGGCAGAGAAAAATTGCAGACGCCAACAAAGCGATTGCAACATATTGCAAATAA
- the guaB gene encoding IMP dehydrogenase → MQLIQKALTFDDVLLIPAHSTVLPRDVSLATKLTRTITLNIPLVSAAMDTVTEAPLAIALAQEGGIGIIHKNMSIEAQAAHVAQVKRFESGVVKDPITIHPNMTVREVLELIRRHKISGLPVVNGKKVVGIVTNRDLRFETNLDQAIKHIMTPKTRLVTVKEDTSREEVLALLHKHRLERVLVVNDQFELCGLITVKDIIKTSEYPLACKDEQESLRVGAAIGVGEGSEERATALVEAGVDVIVVDTAHGHSQSVLDRIAWIKKNFPSVQVIGGNVATAAAARAMVDNGVDAVKVGIGPGSICTTRIVAGVGIPQITAIHNVSEALKGSGVPTIADGGIRYSGDIAKALAAGADLVMLGGLFAGTAEAPGEIELFQGRSYKSYRGMGSLSAMQQGSSDRYFQEKEQKNNDKLVPEGVEGRVPFKGSISGVIHQLMGGVRSSMGYLGCETIAAMHDRAEFVEITSAGIRESHVHDVQITKEAPNYHVK, encoded by the coding sequence ATGCAATTGATTCAAAAAGCGCTCACCTTTGATGATGTTCTCCTAATTCCTGCACACTCAACGGTTTTGCCGCGTGATGTCAGCTTGGCGACAAAATTAACACGCACCATTACACTCAATATTCCTTTGGTATCGGCTGCTATGGATACGGTCACCGAAGCGCCCTTAGCTATTGCTCTGGCTCAAGAAGGCGGTATTGGGATTATTCATAAAAATATGTCAATCGAAGCCCAAGCAGCACATGTGGCACAAGTCAAACGCTTTGAAAGCGGTGTGGTAAAGGACCCGATTACCATTCACCCGAACATGACTGTGCGTGAAGTCCTTGAACTGATACGACGGCATAAGATCTCTGGTTTGCCTGTCGTGAATGGCAAGAAAGTTGTTGGTATTGTGACCAACCGGGATCTTCGTTTTGAAACAAATCTCGATCAGGCGATCAAGCACATCATGACTCCCAAGACCCGGTTAGTGACTGTCAAAGAGGATACTTCGCGCGAGGAAGTTTTGGCGTTATTACATAAGCATCGACTTGAGCGTGTGCTGGTAGTCAATGATCAATTTGAATTATGCGGTCTTATTACGGTTAAAGATATTATTAAAACCTCGGAATATCCATTGGCTTGCAAAGATGAACAAGAAAGTCTGCGCGTCGGTGCTGCGATTGGAGTCGGGGAGGGAAGTGAAGAGCGTGCGACCGCATTGGTTGAAGCCGGCGTTGATGTGATCGTGGTCGATACGGCACATGGTCATTCGCAGAGTGTTCTGGATCGCATTGCATGGATAAAAAAGAATTTTCCGTCCGTTCAGGTGATTGGCGGAAATGTTGCAACAGCTGCGGCGGCTAGAGCGATGGTGGATAATGGTGTGGATGCGGTGAAAGTTGGTATCGGCCCCGGTTCCATTTGCACCACGCGGATTGTGGCGGGTGTCGGTATTCCGCAGATTACCGCCATACACAATGTATCCGAAGCATTAAAGGGCAGTGGCGTGCCCACCATTGCCGATGGCGGTATCCGGTATTCGGGCGATATTGCTAAAGCTCTGGCAGCAGGGGCGGATCTGGTTATGCTGGGCGGTTTGTTTGCCGGAACGGCAGAAGCACCGGGAGAAATTGAATTATTTCAAGGCCGCTCGTATAAAAGCTATCGTGGTATGGGCTCACTTTCCGCCATGCAACAAGGATCCAGTGATCGCTATTTCCAGGAAAAGGAACAAAAAAATAATGACAAATTGGTGCCCGAAGGCGTGGAAGGCCGTGTTCCCTTCAAAGGCAGTATTTCCGGAGTTATTCATCAATTGATGGGGGGCGTGCGTTCAAGCATGGGTTATCTGGGTTGTGAAACGATCGCTGCGATGCACGATAGAGCAGAGTTTGTCGAGATTACTTCTGCGGGAATTCGTGAATCACATGTGCACGATGTGCAGATTACCAAAGAAGCGCCCAACTATCATGTTAAGTAA
- the guaA gene encoding glutamine-hydrolyzing GMP synthase produces the protein MHQKILILDFGSQYTQLIARRVREANVYCELHPYDVSPEFIKEFSPKGIILSGGPASVTEDETPRAPQIVFELNIPVLGICYGMQTMAAQLGGTVENAAVREFGYAEIQTTQSGVLFQEIKDRTNPAGNNVLDVWMSHGDKVVALPPGFQVMALNAATPIAAMADDKRQFYGIQFHPEVTHTLQGKAIIERFVHDICGIGRDWNMPGYVDEAIGKIRATVGKDQVILGLSGGVDSSVAAALIHRAIGDQLTCVFVDNGLLRANEAKQVMETFASNLTVKVIHIDASRDFYRNLLGITDPETKRKIIGREFVEVFQRESAKISDAKWLAQGTIYPDVIESAGGKTKKANTIKSHHNVGGLPETLHLKLLEPLRELFKDEVRELGLALGLPREMVFRHPFPGPGLGVRILGEVKYEYAELLRQADQIFIEELQRSGWYEKTSQAFAVFLPVKSVGVMGDGRTYEYVIALRAVQTQDFMTANWAELPYSLLSKVSNRIINEIRGINRVVYDISGKPPATIEWE, from the coding sequence ATGCATCAAAAAATTCTCATTCTGGACTTTGGTTCGCAGTACACACAGCTTATTGCCCGGCGTGTTCGTGAAGCAAACGTTTATTGCGAATTGCATCCTTATGATGTCAGCCCGGAATTTATCAAGGAATTCTCGCCCAAAGGAATCATACTTTCCGGCGGCCCTGCTTCGGTGACTGAAGATGAGACACCGCGCGCACCGCAAATTGTTTTCGAATTAAATATACCGGTTTTGGGAATCTGCTATGGCATGCAAACCATGGCGGCGCAATTGGGCGGTACGGTAGAAAATGCAGCGGTGCGGGAATTCGGCTACGCAGAAATACAAACAACGCAAAGTGGTGTGTTATTTCAGGAAATTAAGGACCGCACGAATCCGGCTGGAAACAATGTTTTGGATGTCTGGATGAGTCATGGGGACAAAGTGGTTGCTTTACCTCCAGGATTCCAGGTGATGGCCCTTAATGCTGCCACGCCGATTGCCGCCATGGCAGATGACAAGCGGCAGTTTTATGGTATTCAGTTTCACCCTGAAGTTACACACACACTGCAAGGTAAAGCGATTATCGAGCGGTTTGTACACGATATTTGCGGGATTGGCCGGGATTGGAATATGCCGGGATATGTCGATGAGGCGATCGGTAAGATTCGTGCAACTGTTGGAAAGGATCAAGTAATCCTGGGTTTATCCGGCGGTGTAGACTCATCTGTGGCTGCTGCATTAATCCATCGTGCCATTGGTGATCAACTCACTTGTGTGTTTGTGGACAATGGTCTGTTACGTGCCAATGAAGCCAAACAAGTGATGGAAACTTTTGCCAGTAACCTGACCGTGAAAGTAATTCATATTGACGCCAGCCGTGATTTTTACCGGAATCTTCTAGGTATTACCGATCCGGAAACCAAGCGAAAGATTATTGGGCGGGAATTTGTTGAAGTATTTCAGCGCGAATCGGCAAAGATAAGCGATGCTAAATGGCTGGCACAAGGTACTATTTATCCCGATGTGATTGAGTCTGCCGGGGGAAAAACCAAGAAAGCAAACACAATCAAATCGCATCACAATGTCGGCGGGTTACCGGAAACACTTCATCTGAAATTACTCGAGCCGTTACGTGAGCTTTTCAAGGACGAAGTGCGTGAATTGGGGCTGGCACTTGGCTTGCCGCGCGAAATGGTATTTCGTCACCCGTTCCCCGGACCCGGCTTAGGCGTGCGCATACTCGGTGAAGTGAAATACGAATACGCCGAATTACTAAGACAAGCAGATCAAATCTTTATCGAAGAATTGCAACGCTCCGGCTGGTACGAGAAAACATCGCAGGCATTTGCGGTTTTTCTGCCTGTAAAGTCGGTGGGTGTGATGGGGGATGGGCGCACTTATGAATACGTTATAGCCCTCAGAGCGGTGCAAACCCAGGATTTCATGACCGCCAACTGGGCGGAACTGCCATACTCGTTATTAAGCAAGGTTTCCAACCGGATTATCAACGAAATTCGTGGTATCAATCGTGTCGTCTACGATATTTCCGGTAAGCCACCAGCGACAATTGAGTGGGAATGA
- a CDS encoding site-specific integrase, with the protein MLTDTKLRNLKPQEKMYKVSDRDGLYVAVTKSGGISFRYNYTFNGRQETITFGKYGIGGITLADARTMLHEAKRIIASGKSPAKEKARSKKHDKGAKTFGDWATKWLKSAEMADSTRDMRRACYERELKNTFGNKLLSEINHDDLRSLCDKIVERGAPATAIHSREIVMQVFRWANERGQNVINPADMVRPRTIAVFQPRERALSPDEIGLMYEYLDKVAAGPQFRVACKLLLLTMVRKSELTNAKWTEINFTDALWTIPKERMKLRRAHLVFLSNQTLDIFIALKTFAGGSEYVLPSRYDANAPMSDATLNRVLELVYKAAQKDGKSLEKFGPHDLRRTASTLLHEAEYNTDWIEKCLAHEQRGTRLVYNKAEYREQRTAMMQDWADMIDGWTIKKR; encoded by the coding sequence TTGCTGACTGATACCAAGCTACGAAATCTAAAGCCCCAGGAAAAGATGTACAAAGTGTCTGATCGTGATGGTTTGTATGTTGCGGTTACAAAATCAGGTGGCATTTCATTCCGGTATAACTACACATTTAACGGCAGGCAGGAAACTATCACTTTCGGGAAATACGGAATAGGCGGCATTACATTGGCTGATGCGCGCACGATGTTGCATGAGGCGAAGCGCATTATAGCATCAGGGAAATCACCGGCAAAAGAGAAGGCGAGATCCAAAAAACATGATAAAGGTGCCAAAACATTCGGAGATTGGGCGACAAAATGGTTAAAAAGTGCAGAGATGGCCGACTCAACGCGCGATATGCGCAGGGCGTGTTACGAGCGTGAGCTAAAAAATACGTTCGGGAATAAATTACTGTCCGAGATCAATCACGATGATTTGCGTTCCTTGTGCGACAAAATAGTTGAGCGCGGTGCGCCAGCTACGGCTATTCATTCGCGCGAAATTGTAATGCAGGTTTTTAGATGGGCAAATGAGCGTGGCCAGAATGTGATAAACCCGGCTGATATGGTGCGCCCAAGAACTATAGCCGTATTCCAGCCACGGGAACGCGCTTTATCCCCAGATGAGATCGGATTGATGTACGAATACCTTGACAAGGTGGCTGCCGGTCCTCAATTTCGTGTGGCATGTAAGCTGCTTTTATTAACAATGGTTCGCAAAAGTGAATTAACAAATGCCAAATGGACTGAAATCAATTTTACTGATGCGCTTTGGACAATACCGAAAGAGCGCATGAAACTACGCCGCGCGCACCTTGTCTTTTTATCAAACCAGACTTTGGATATATTTATTGCGCTAAAAACTTTTGCTGGCGGATCTGAATATGTGCTGCCTTCGCGCTACGATGCAAATGCACCGATGAGTGACGCTACATTGAACCGTGTTCTTGAGTTGGTATATAAGGCGGCTCAGAAGGATGGCAAGTCATTGGAAAAATTTGGGCCTCACGATCTGAGAAGAACAGCCAGCACGCTATTGCATGAAGCAGAATACAACACGGATTGGATTGAGAAGTGCCTGGCTCATGAACAACGTGGTACCCGGCTTGTTTACAACAAAGCCGAGTATCGTGAGCAACGCACAGCCATGATGCAGGATTGGGCAGACATGATTGATGGTTGGACTATCAAGAAGCGATAA
- a CDS encoding AlpA family phage regulatory protein yields MTDILMKKLINKKTLLSLIPLSEKAIYNMEKRGDFPKRIALTSRNVAWVLADVEAWINERQESGKEATRPGRTVIAS; encoded by the coding sequence ATGACGGATATATTAATGAAGAAACTAATTAACAAAAAAACATTACTTTCACTCATACCGCTGTCTGAGAAAGCCATTTATAACATGGAGAAACGCGGCGATTTTCCGAAGAGGATCGCTCTTACAAGTCGGAATGTAGCATGGGTTCTGGCTGATGTAGAGGCTTGGATTAATGAACGTCAGGAATCTGGCAAAGAGGCTACGCGCCCTGGAAGAACGGTTATCGCTTCTTGA
- a CDS encoding DUF4326 domain-containing protein, with amino-acid sequence MKLQRVQLKRTKGWRMPENTVKVDRTTKWGNPFVIGKENPFIPGAMVQDRRHAFVLYRSFAQHNDKLIIAARMQLAGKNLACWCPTPHEMYQEDECHAAVLLKIANEV; translated from the coding sequence ATGAAGCTACAGCGAGTTCAGCTTAAACGTACCAAAGGCTGGCGTATGCCGGAAAACACGGTGAAGGTGGACCGCACGACAAAATGGGGCAATCCATTCGTTATCGGGAAAGAGAATCCATTTATACCTGGCGCTATGGTTCAAGATAGACGACATGCTTTTGTTCTTTACCGATCGTTCGCTCAACACAACGATAAATTGATTATCGCCGCAAGAATGCAACTTGCCGGGAAGAATTTAGCGTGTTGGTGCCCTACTCCTCATGAAATGTATCAAGAGGATGAATGTCACGCAGCGGTTTTGCTGAAGATTGCTAATGAGGTTTAG
- the ssb gene encoding single-stranded DNA-binding protein, giving the protein MASVNKVILIGNLGKDPETRYMSNGDAITNITIATTDTWKDKNGEKQEKTEWHRVTFYRKLAEIAGEYLKKGKPVYIEGRLETRKWTDKSGVERYTTDIIANDMKMLGSGGRSDRGDSGNDDGFEQSRSSAPAGSKSRTPAGTGFDDMDDDIPF; this is encoded by the coding sequence ATGGCATCAGTAAATAAAGTAATACTCATTGGTAACTTGGGCAAAGACCCAGAAACTCGCTACATGTCGAACGGCGATGCTATTACTAATATCACCATAGCAACGACAGACACCTGGAAAGACAAAAACGGCGAGAAGCAAGAAAAAACTGAGTGGCATCGCGTTACGTTCTACAGAAAACTGGCTGAAATCGCAGGCGAATACCTGAAGAAAGGCAAGCCTGTTTACATCGAAGGCAGGCTTGAAACCCGGAAATGGACTGACAAAAGTGGTGTGGAACGCTACACCACAGACATCATTGCAAATGACATGAAGATGTTGGGTAGCGGCGGTAGATCAGATCGTGGTGATTCTGGGAATGATGATGGTTTTGAGCAAAGCAGATCATCCGCGCCAGCCGGGTCCAAGAGCCGCACACCGGCAGGAACCGGGTTTGATGACATGGATGATGATATCCCGTTCTAG